A single genomic interval of Aureliella helgolandensis harbors:
- a CDS encoding 6-phosphofructokinase yields MSGSEIKKVAMLFAGGPAPAANAVIGTAAFSFLNAGIEVVGIKHGYSNLIDFDPNQPLVEGRDYINITQADLAQCRTSQGIIIGTARSNPGKGVSAVEHLTDPVKSAPLSRVYNALQSIGVDALISIGGDDTLKTANKMKLYQDTLPASAKRMPVVHLPKTIDNDYMGIDFTFGYFTAAEFLATEMRNLNYDAAAGRAYFVCEAMGRSAGWLAYGAAIAGEACMVLSVEDVVGEVRGEETITEADGTQNTRTIMHMEKIVDRIVKMMLIREKQDLPYGVLVIAEGLAEYLPHKYLAGIARDDHGHIAVASANIGKMLAEEVAKAYKAKTGRNRKVNGLQLGYESRCAQPHAFDVMLGSQIGVGAYRALIEEKLNGVMISVGGQFNLSFVPFETLVDPETLVTKVRYIEIGSDFHRLARFIETPVPD; encoded by the coding sequence ATGTCCGGCTCTGAAATCAAAAAAGTTGCCATGCTGTTCGCCGGTGGGCCCGCGCCTGCCGCCAATGCGGTCATCGGCACAGCCGCCTTTTCTTTCCTGAACGCTGGTATCGAAGTTGTCGGCATCAAGCACGGCTACTCGAATCTGATCGATTTCGATCCCAACCAGCCCTTGGTGGAAGGTCGCGACTACATCAACATCACCCAGGCAGACTTGGCGCAGTGCCGAACGTCTCAAGGGATCATCATCGGTACCGCGCGCAGCAACCCCGGTAAAGGTGTCTCAGCGGTCGAGCATTTGACCGACCCCGTCAAGAGCGCGCCACTTTCGCGAGTCTACAACGCGCTGCAGTCCATCGGTGTCGACGCGCTCATCTCCATCGGTGGAGATGACACGCTGAAAACCGCCAACAAAATGAAACTCTACCAGGATACGCTCCCCGCCAGTGCCAAGCGGATGCCCGTTGTCCACCTGCCCAAGACCATTGACAACGATTACATGGGGATTGATTTCACCTTCGGCTATTTTACCGCCGCCGAATTCTTGGCTACCGAGATGCGAAATCTCAACTATGACGCAGCCGCTGGCCGAGCCTATTTCGTGTGCGAAGCCATGGGACGCAGCGCCGGCTGGCTCGCCTATGGAGCCGCAATCGCTGGCGAAGCCTGTATGGTCCTTAGCGTCGAGGATGTCGTCGGCGAAGTGCGCGGCGAAGAAACGATCACCGAAGCCGATGGTACGCAAAACACCCGCACCATCATGCACATGGAGAAGATCGTCGACCGCATCGTCAAGATGATGCTGATCCGTGAGAAACAAGATCTCCCCTACGGCGTGCTGGTCATAGCAGAAGGGCTTGCCGAATACTTGCCACACAAGTACTTGGCCGGCATCGCTCGCGACGATCACGGACACATCGCCGTCGCTTCGGCCAACATCGGCAAAATGCTTGCCGAAGAGGTCGCCAAGGCCTACAAGGCGAAGACCGGCCGCAACCGCAAGGTCAACGGCCTGCAACTCGGCTACGAAAGCCGTTGTGCCCAACCCCATGCCTTCGACGTAATGCTCGGATCGCAAATCGGTGTCGGTGCCTACCGAGCTCTCATCGAAGAAAAGCTAAATGGTGTGATGATTTCCGTCGGCGGGCAGTTTAACCTAAGCTTCGTCCCTTTCGAAACACTCGTTGACCCCGAGACGCTGGTCACCAAAGTGCGTTATATCGAAATCGGCAGCGATTTCCACCGCCTAGCGCGCTTCATCGAAACTCCCGTCCCAGACTAG
- the accC gene encoding acetyl-CoA carboxylase biotin carboxylase subunit → MYNRILIANRGEIALRIVRACKEMGVESVAVFSEADRDSAHVRYADDAYCIGPSRSADSYLRIENIISAAEVSGAEAIHPGYGFLAENAYFNEVCRSSEFDFIGPSPEAMTQLGDKATARAVAIAANVPVVPGSDGLLADEAHAIESAQTIGYPVLIKATAGGGGKGMRVAPNEQSLRTALQQAQQEAQAAFGNAGVYLEKFIDRPRHVEVQVIADNHGNVCHLFERDCSAQRRHQKLIEESPSPLLSSKTRTAICEAAARLVRNADYQNAGTVEFIVDQDDNFYFIEVNARIQVEHPVTEMVTGIDLIQTQIRVAAGVPLPFQQEDIRLNGVSMECRINAENPDKNFQPCPGHIKQMFIPGGLGIRFDSHAHAGYTVPPFYDSMIGKLIVHKPTREEAIACMIRGLEELRVEGIATTASFQIRVLKDPAFVAGTIDTKWVERELLCS, encoded by the coding sequence ATGTACAACCGCATTCTAATCGCAAATCGTGGCGAAATTGCTCTTCGCATTGTTCGCGCATGTAAAGAAATGGGAGTCGAATCCGTTGCTGTATTCAGCGAGGCGGATCGCGACTCGGCTCACGTGCGCTACGCGGACGACGCCTATTGCATCGGCCCCAGCCGCTCTGCCGATAGCTACCTGCGCATCGAAAATATCATCAGCGCTGCGGAAGTCAGTGGGGCGGAAGCCATCCACCCCGGCTATGGCTTCTTAGCCGAAAACGCGTACTTCAATGAAGTCTGCCGCAGTAGCGAATTTGACTTCATCGGCCCCTCGCCCGAGGCCATGACTCAGCTTGGGGACAAGGCTACCGCCCGCGCCGTCGCCATCGCGGCCAACGTGCCAGTCGTCCCCGGTAGCGATGGACTGCTCGCCGATGAAGCGCATGCCATTGAGAGCGCCCAAACCATTGGATACCCGGTCCTGATCAAAGCCACCGCCGGTGGCGGTGGCAAGGGAATGCGGGTCGCTCCCAATGAACAATCGCTGCGGACTGCCCTCCAGCAAGCTCAGCAAGAAGCCCAAGCGGCCTTTGGCAATGCAGGCGTCTATCTCGAGAAGTTTATCGACCGCCCCCGCCACGTCGAAGTCCAGGTCATCGCCGACAACCACGGCAACGTCTGCCACCTGTTCGAACGCGATTGCTCTGCCCAACGGCGTCACCAAAAACTGATCGAGGAAAGCCCGTCGCCCCTGCTGTCGTCCAAAACCAGAACGGCAATCTGTGAAGCGGCTGCTCGCTTGGTTCGCAACGCGGACTACCAAAATGCAGGCACCGTCGAGTTCATCGTCGACCAAGACGACAATTTCTACTTCATCGAAGTCAATGCCCGCATCCAAGTCGAACACCCAGTGACCGAAATGGTTACCGGCATCGACCTCATCCAAACCCAGATTCGCGTGGCCGCAGGCGTTCCACTCCCCTTCCAACAGGAAGACATCCGACTTAACGGCGTGTCGATGGAGTGCCGCATCAATGCCGAAAACCCAGATAAGAACTTCCAACCCTGCCCCGGACATATCAAGCAGATGTTCATCCCAGGTGGACTCGGAATTCGCTTCGATTCCCATGCCCACGCCGGTTACACCGTCCCTCCGTTTTATGACTCCATGATCGGCAAGCTGATCGTGCATAAACCCACGCGAGAAGAGGCCATTGCCTGCATGATTCGTGGCCTGGAAGAGCTGCGAGTCGAAGGGATTGCGACCACGGCATCCTTCCAAATCCGAGTACTGAAGGATCCTGCTTTCGTGGCGGGAACCATTGACACCAAATGGGTTGAACGTGAACTACTCTGCTCGTAA
- the accB gene encoding acetyl-CoA carboxylase biotin carboxyl carrier protein: MAKEAGKNSSDGDVFDLARIRELIDLMEERGLSEVDLRQGEQQVRLARGVAQPVALPAASLPPVAAAPATPPSAAADAEHIKIIASPMVGTFYTKANPKSPDFVTVGSSVSADTVVCIVEAMKVFNEIPAEISGKIVEILASNEEAVDFGRPLFKVDTRG; this comes from the coding sequence ATGGCTAAAGAGGCTGGCAAAAACTCGTCCGACGGCGACGTGTTTGATCTCGCGAGAATCCGCGAATTGATCGATCTAATGGAAGAACGCGGGCTCAGCGAAGTGGACTTGCGCCAGGGTGAGCAACAGGTTCGCTTGGCGCGGGGCGTTGCGCAACCCGTGGCCCTGCCAGCTGCGAGCTTGCCCCCCGTGGCGGCCGCACCCGCCACTCCACCATCGGCGGCGGCCGATGCTGAGCACATCAAAATCATCGCCTCTCCCATGGTCGGGACCTTCTACACCAAAGCCAATCCAAAGAGTCCAGACTTTGTAACCGTAGGCTCCAGCGTCTCGGCGGATACGGTTGTCTGTATTGTCGAAGCGATGAAGGTTTTCAACGAAATTCCAGCTGAGATCAGTGGGAAGATCGTTGAAATTTTAGCCAGTAACGAAGAGGCGGTCGATTTTGGCCGGCCCCTGTTCAAGGTCGACACCCGCGGGTAA
- a CDS encoding M24 family metallopeptidase: MTDFAGRRKRLQASLRERGAEAMLVTHATNVTYLTGFTGDDSYLLLSPQGALLLSDPRYDQQIGEECPGLEALIRKPTELLLKVTCATLRKLSLPNLLIEGEHVSVNLFDHLQAESGIPELIKGHGQVEALRMLKDATEIALLRRAVSIAERAFTSIRAQLSGKQTERELAHELDRLVRKMGGSGCSFKPIVAVGARAALPHAVPGESTLDSSPFVLIDWGATLGGYRSDLTRVLVTSKIPAKFARIYETVLTAQQAAIDALRPGVLVSEIDRIARESIASAGMGKRFTHGLGHGIGLDIHEAPRLGKNEDRPLESGMVVTVEPGVYYPGFGGVRIEDDVLITDRGCEVLSSLPRELEANQVELLDGP; encoded by the coding sequence ATGACTGACTTTGCTGGTCGCCGCAAACGACTCCAAGCCTCCTTGCGCGAGCGTGGCGCCGAGGCAATGCTGGTTACTCACGCGACGAACGTTACGTATCTCACTGGTTTTACCGGTGACGATAGCTACCTACTGCTCAGCCCCCAGGGGGCACTGCTCCTCAGCGACCCGCGTTACGACCAGCAAATCGGGGAGGAGTGCCCAGGACTGGAAGCACTCATCCGCAAGCCGACGGAACTGCTGCTAAAGGTAACCTGTGCCACCCTGCGGAAACTTTCGCTACCGAATTTATTGATCGAGGGTGAGCATGTCTCGGTCAACCTTTTTGACCATTTGCAAGCAGAATCTGGCATCCCGGAGTTGATCAAGGGGCATGGACAGGTCGAAGCCTTGAGAATGCTTAAGGATGCGACCGAAATTGCGTTGCTACGCCGCGCGGTCTCGATTGCCGAACGCGCCTTCACCTCGATCCGAGCTCAGCTAAGCGGCAAGCAGACCGAGCGTGAGCTCGCCCATGAACTCGACCGCTTGGTGAGGAAGATGGGGGGCAGCGGCTGTAGTTTCAAGCCGATTGTAGCCGTCGGGGCCCGCGCTGCCCTCCCGCATGCGGTCCCCGGGGAAAGCACCCTCGACTCTAGCCCCTTTGTGCTAATTGACTGGGGAGCCACGCTGGGGGGATACCGTAGCGACTTGACGCGTGTACTAGTGACTAGTAAAATCCCCGCCAAATTTGCACGTATTTACGAGACGGTTTTGACAGCCCAGCAAGCAGCCATCGACGCGTTGCGGCCCGGAGTTTTGGTCAGCGAAATCGATCGAATTGCACGCGAATCGATTGCTTCGGCCGGCATGGGGAAGCGTTTCACGCACGGACTGGGGCATGGAATCGGCCTCGACATCCACGAAGCGCCTCGGCTCGGCAAGAACGAAGATAGGCCACTGGAAAGTGGTATGGTCGTCACCGTCGAGCCTGGGGTGTATTATCCAGGCTTTGGTGGTGTGCGTATCGAAGATGATGTGCTGATCACCGACCGCGGCTGTGAGGTCCTGAGCTCGCTTCCACGCGAGTTAGAGGCCAACCAAGTCGAGTTGTTAGATGGACCGTAG
- a CDS encoding asparaginase domain-containing protein produces the protein MSRPAEEIHVQIFSCGGTIDKVYFDAKSEYEVGEPQIATIFRTANVTFAYSIESLFRKDSLEMQVEDRALIRQRIEACSGRYVLLTHGTDTMPETACALGGIPDKVIVLTGSMTPARFQVSDAEFNIGCAVGALWSQPPGVYIAMNGRVFSGLNVRKNREAGRFEELA, from the coding sequence ATGTCGCGACCTGCTGAGGAAATTCATGTTCAGATCTTTTCCTGTGGGGGAACGATCGACAAGGTCTATTTCGACGCGAAGAGTGAGTACGAAGTGGGCGAGCCGCAGATCGCGACGATCTTCCGTACCGCCAATGTCACCTTTGCCTACTCCATCGAGTCGCTGTTCCGCAAGGACAGCTTGGAGATGCAGGTGGAGGATCGCGCGTTGATTCGGCAACGCATCGAAGCTTGTTCAGGGCGCTATGTGCTGTTGACGCACGGTACCGACACCATGCCTGAAACGGCCTGCGCCCTCGGCGGCATACCTGACAAAGTCATTGTGCTGACCGGCTCCATGACTCCAGCCCGGTTTCAAGTGTCGGATGCGGAATTCAATATTGGCTGCGCAGTTGGAGCGCTTTGGAGCCAACCGCCAGGGGTCTACATCGCCATGAATGGCCGCGTTTTTTCGGGGCTCAATGTCAGGAAGAACCGCGAGGCGGGACGCTTCGAAGAGTTGGCCTAA
- a CDS encoding GMC family oxidoreductase N-terminal domain-containing protein: MGRYSGGTHFAPSTAVTENSSVSTPSVIVVDTGSNGLASKGALAVQSPLPQFEDMMRPRPLKNSTAAFGLERKRSELTRRSAVKLGAAAVVGSGGSVVSAAPVGGALRDFLGRRQSGPSILKQKAIEDYRANMLPLGGSLASPSQQLLRPIARGVPWQFEVLVIGSGYGAAVTAARLAPRLRPGQRMAVVERGREWVPGTFPDRFPDLLDAARLKPTGLKQGQLENPLGLFNVQRFQEIAVLSGSGLGGGSLINASVAYRPNRDVFCQAAWPVPLRSREVLDPYYELAEFELGVEREPWDHTAKMRAQRMAVERLAASGAHFEPARLAIQRASAELPVLNRQGMRQRGCTDCGDCLTGCNVGAKNTLANNYLPLARRAGCEIFTQTEVHRLEKCGDYYRIYFTHHAHDGQGALCQQHGMTTARVVVLSAGSLGSSEILLRSQSHQLQLTDQLGCRWTGNGDALGFIRNGQPAANIAGFSAYPDTGEPVGPIIETNLTYPHRSLAGRVLIQEGAAARSYANIASLLMRDLNLDDTRILLGMGHDGAAGRIQLDDQGYAEVHWPGLLESDYRKLIRGEFKRLAAAHGGQYHFLRLFGDRMISVHPLGGCAMADTPHSGVVNHQGQVFDAAHGGDIDPATGTHRVHTGLYVCDGAILPTSIACNPLLTITALAERNADLMLQSPQLADLFH, from the coding sequence GTGGGTCGATATAGCGGAGGTACCCACTTTGCGCCATCGACGGCTGTGACTGAGAATTCGAGCGTCTCAACTCCCTCCGTCATTGTGGTTGACACAGGTTCCAATGGACTTGCAAGCAAGGGGGCACTCGCGGTTCAATCGCCCCTTCCGCAATTTGAGGATATGATGCGTCCACGCCCCCTGAAGAACTCGACGGCTGCGTTCGGTCTTGAGCGAAAACGCTCGGAGCTCACGCGTCGCAGCGCGGTGAAGTTGGGGGCGGCGGCGGTAGTCGGCTCGGGTGGCTCGGTCGTTTCTGCTGCGCCCGTTGGTGGGGCTCTGCGTGATTTTCTGGGACGCCGGCAAAGCGGTCCATCGATTCTCAAGCAGAAAGCAATTGAAGACTATCGAGCCAATATGCTACCGTTGGGTGGCAGCCTCGCCTCTCCGTCTCAGCAGTTGCTCAGACCCATTGCTCGTGGAGTGCCCTGGCAGTTTGAAGTGTTGGTTATCGGATCTGGGTACGGTGCGGCAGTGACCGCCGCTCGCCTCGCTCCGCGCCTGCGCCCAGGGCAGCGCATGGCGGTGGTCGAACGAGGCCGGGAGTGGGTTCCCGGGACCTTTCCGGACCGGTTCCCCGACCTGCTCGATGCTGCACGCCTTAAGCCGACTGGGCTCAAGCAGGGGCAGCTTGAGAATCCATTGGGCTTGTTCAATGTTCAGCGGTTTCAAGAAATTGCGGTTCTGAGCGGCAGCGGACTCGGCGGTGGGTCTCTCATCAACGCCAGCGTGGCCTACAGGCCCAACCGGGACGTCTTCTGCCAAGCCGCTTGGCCAGTACCTCTGCGCAGTCGTGAGGTTCTCGATCCCTACTACGAGCTGGCTGAGTTTGAATTGGGCGTAGAGCGTGAACCGTGGGATCATACGGCCAAGATGAGAGCGCAGCGGATGGCGGTGGAGAGGCTCGCTGCCAGCGGCGCGCACTTTGAGCCGGCCCGCTTGGCAATCCAACGCGCTTCCGCCGAATTACCGGTGCTCAATCGTCAGGGAATGCGACAGCGTGGTTGTACCGATTGCGGCGATTGTTTGACGGGATGCAATGTCGGGGCCAAGAATACCCTGGCAAACAATTACCTGCCACTGGCGCGTCGGGCGGGTTGCGAGATCTTCACGCAGACCGAAGTGCATCGGCTGGAAAAGTGTGGGGATTACTACCGCATCTACTTTACGCACCATGCGCACGATGGGCAGGGAGCACTCTGCCAACAACACGGTATGACGACGGCGCGAGTGGTCGTGTTGAGCGCTGGTAGCTTGGGAAGTAGCGAGATTCTCTTGCGGTCCCAAAGCCACCAGCTGCAGCTTACCGATCAACTCGGCTGCAGGTGGACGGGGAATGGGGATGCGTTGGGCTTCATCCGCAACGGCCAGCCTGCGGCCAACATCGCGGGGTTCAGCGCCTATCCCGACACAGGGGAACCGGTTGGGCCGATCATCGAAACCAATTTAACCTATCCCCACCGCAGTTTGGCCGGCCGCGTGCTGATTCAAGAGGGGGCCGCAGCGCGTTCCTATGCCAATATTGCTAGCCTACTCATGCGCGATCTCAATCTCGATGACACGCGCATTCTGCTAGGCATGGGGCACGATGGTGCGGCAGGCCGCATCCAACTGGATGACCAGGGCTATGCCGAAGTGCATTGGCCCGGCTTGCTTGAGAGCGACTACCGAAAGCTCATTCGCGGAGAATTCAAGAGATTGGCGGCAGCGCATGGTGGGCAGTACCATTTTCTACGACTCTTTGGAGATCGCATGATCTCGGTGCACCCCTTGGGCGGCTGTGCCATGGCCGATACGCCGCACAGTGGGGTCGTCAATCATCAAGGGCAGGTCTTCGATGCAGCCCATGGCGGAGACATCGATCCCGCCACTGGAACGCACCGCGTCCACACGGGGCTGTATGTCTGCGACGGGGCGATCCTACCTACCTCGATTGCCTGCAATCCGCTCCTAACCATTACCGCTTTGGCGGAGCGCAATGCAGACCTGATGTTGCAATCGCCCCAGTTGGCTGATCTGTTTCATTAA
- a CDS encoding SprT family zinc-dependent metalloprotease yields MASTLPQPLGRAPIQSQSSANRGGPRILPAAVVLQRTAALKEIVSYQSIDDAQRKKLVDAIGQRVLSSSRVMQSNNFVMAGSADLQTMAEQYDQYFYGGHCLALARHYGIQFRWSKRMTSTGGKTVRTIYTDRQTQKQQTRYEIVLSATLLFQTFSDLKRSIRVTGILCTNRLQAMQRIMEHELIHLVEMLVWEDSCCAAPRFQSIAQRLFGHTEHKHDLITQQERAARKFNIRVGSRVGFKHEGEHYIGTVNRITRRATVLVAHPTGQLYDDGQRYRKFYVPLSHLQPAH; encoded by the coding sequence ATGGCAAGCACGCTTCCGCAGCCCCTTGGACGCGCCCCAATTCAAAGTCAATCGTCAGCGAATCGCGGTGGACCGCGAATCCTGCCAGCAGCAGTCGTCCTTCAACGCACTGCCGCGCTCAAAGAGATCGTCAGCTACCAATCCATTGACGATGCCCAACGCAAGAAACTCGTCGACGCCATCGGACAGCGCGTGCTGTCGAGCTCTCGCGTCATGCAATCGAACAACTTCGTCATGGCAGGCTCAGCCGATCTTCAGACCATGGCCGAGCAATACGACCAATACTTTTATGGCGGCCACTGCCTAGCCCTGGCTCGCCACTACGGAATTCAATTTCGTTGGTCCAAGCGGATGACCAGTACCGGCGGGAAGACGGTGCGTACAATCTACACCGATCGTCAAACGCAAAAGCAACAGACACGCTACGAAATCGTGCTTTCCGCCACGCTCCTGTTCCAGACCTTCAGCGATCTGAAACGCTCGATCCGAGTGACCGGCATCCTATGCACCAACCGCCTTCAAGCCATGCAACGGATCATGGAACACGAGCTGATCCACCTAGTGGAGATGCTCGTGTGGGAAGACAGCTGCTGCGCGGCCCCTCGCTTCCAGTCGATTGCCCAACGCCTGTTCGGCCATACTGAGCACAAGCACGACCTCATCACCCAGCAAGAGCGCGCCGCCCGAAAGTTCAATATACGGGTCGGCTCCCGCGTCGGCTTCAAACATGAAGGGGAACACTATATCGGTACGGTGAACCGGATCACCCGCCGAGCCACCGTGCTCGTGGCCCACCCAACTGGGCAACTCTACGACGACGGACAGAGATATCGCAAGTTCTACGTGCCGCTAAGTCACCTGCAACCGGCTCACTAA
- the topA gene encoding type I DNA topoisomerase, with protein MSKAKSLVIVESPAKARTISKFLGADYVVEASIGHIRDLPKGSKELPEQYKKESWAYLGVNVDDDFQPVYIVPADKKKHVTKLKQQLKECDALYLATDEDREGEAISWHLHEVLKPKVPVHRLVFHEITKEAIQNALSNPRQIDEALVRAQETRRILDRLFGYDVSQLLWKKVGPKLSAGRVQSVAVRVIVERERDRMAFHSATYSDLLATLTAAANAQFDAGMVSYEGRRLPSGKDFDAATGKIKDPSLLLMNEQQASELAAKLKEATFNVASVEEKPFREKPKPPFTTSTLQQEANRKFGFTARRTMQVAQSLYENGYITYMRTDSTTLSKEAVKASRDLVLQEYGADFLHPDERTYSTKVKNAQEAHEAIRPAGAPFQLPQNLRSKLSDEQFRLFDLIWKRTIACQMSDARKKRMTVTVEAAGALFQASGTTIEFEGFLRAYVEGSDNPADAIAQQEVLLPPMVQGQVLECKALTAKSHTTQPPARFTEASLTRTLEEKGIGRPSTYASIIDTIQQRDYVFKKGNALVPSWTAFSVIRLLEEHLGTLVNYDFTAQMEDYLDEISRNEKGFLEYLQNFYFGDAAERLLAAAEAEAGTEGTAVRQPGAPAPTGLRPLLASKVQEIDPRVTSRFSLGAPEEGEFKEEVFVRVGRYGPFVEQGERKASLPDMLPPDEVSLTKALELLADAAKGDEPLGHCPDTGKPVFIKTGRFGPYVQLGHPDEEEKPKNAGLMKGMQVEDVTLDVALKLLSLPRNLGPHPESQEDVVASNGRFGPYVKCGTETRSLPAEVSPMDVSLEQALALLAQPKAAGRGRGAKKEPIKTFDPSPVTSAPVQLLEGRYGPYVTDGETNASLPRDMKQEDLTFEQALDLLAVRAAAGGSKKKKKAKKAPAKKKAAKKTTKKAAKKAPAKKKAAKKKASKKKASPAASDVAAEES; from the coding sequence ATGAGCAAAGCCAAATCACTTGTAATTGTCGAATCTCCGGCTAAAGCCCGCACCATCTCCAAATTTCTGGGAGCGGACTACGTCGTCGAAGCTAGTATCGGGCACATTCGGGATCTGCCCAAGGGCAGCAAAGAGCTGCCGGAACAGTACAAGAAAGAGTCTTGGGCCTACCTGGGGGTCAATGTAGACGACGATTTTCAACCCGTCTACATCGTGCCGGCCGACAAAAAGAAACATGTCACCAAGCTGAAGCAGCAGTTAAAAGAGTGCGACGCTCTCTATCTGGCGACGGACGAAGACCGCGAGGGGGAGGCCATCTCGTGGCACTTGCACGAAGTCCTTAAGCCCAAGGTTCCGGTCCACCGCCTCGTCTTCCACGAAATCACCAAGGAAGCGATTCAAAACGCCCTCTCGAATCCTCGGCAAATCGACGAAGCCTTAGTACGGGCTCAGGAGACGCGACGCATCCTAGACCGTCTTTTCGGTTACGACGTGTCGCAACTACTCTGGAAAAAAGTCGGCCCCAAGCTCTCCGCCGGGCGGGTGCAAAGCGTGGCCGTGCGTGTCATCGTGGAACGGGAACGGGACCGCATGGCGTTTCATAGCGCCACGTATTCCGACCTGCTTGCCACTCTGACGGCGGCTGCCAATGCACAATTCGATGCGGGGATGGTCAGCTACGAGGGACGGCGTTTGCCCAGCGGCAAGGACTTTGACGCGGCAACCGGGAAAATCAAGGATCCCTCCCTGCTCTTGATGAATGAGCAGCAGGCTAGCGAGCTGGCTGCCAAACTCAAGGAAGCCACATTCAATGTCGCTTCGGTCGAGGAGAAACCCTTTCGAGAGAAACCCAAGCCCCCGTTTACCACCAGTACACTGCAGCAGGAGGCCAACCGCAAGTTCGGCTTTACAGCCCGGCGGACGATGCAGGTCGCACAGAGCTTGTACGAAAATGGTTACATTACCTACATGCGTACCGATTCGACGACGCTGTCGAAGGAAGCGGTCAAGGCCTCCCGCGACTTGGTGCTGCAGGAGTATGGAGCCGACTTCCTACACCCCGACGAACGCACCTACTCGACCAAGGTCAAAAATGCTCAGGAGGCTCACGAGGCGATTCGCCCCGCAGGTGCTCCCTTCCAACTACCCCAGAACCTACGCAGCAAACTCAGCGACGAGCAATTCCGTCTGTTCGATCTGATTTGGAAGCGCACCATCGCGTGCCAAATGTCCGATGCGCGCAAGAAGCGGATGACCGTTACGGTGGAGGCAGCCGGAGCACTATTTCAAGCCTCCGGTACGACCATTGAATTCGAAGGCTTCCTTCGAGCCTACGTGGAGGGCAGCGATAATCCCGCCGACGCCATCGCGCAACAGGAGGTCCTCTTGCCGCCGATGGTTCAAGGGCAGGTCCTGGAGTGCAAAGCCCTGACGGCCAAATCGCACACGACCCAGCCGCCGGCGCGCTTCACGGAAGCCTCCCTAACCCGCACGCTGGAAGAGAAGGGGATTGGCCGCCCCAGTACGTACGCCTCAATCATCGACACCATCCAACAGCGAGACTACGTATTTAAGAAAGGCAACGCGTTGGTCCCAAGCTGGACCGCCTTCTCCGTCATACGACTGCTCGAAGAGCACTTGGGCACGCTGGTGAACTACGACTTCACCGCCCAAATGGAAGATTACCTGGATGAGATCAGCCGCAATGAAAAGGGCTTTCTCGAGTACTTGCAAAACTTCTACTTTGGCGATGCCGCGGAACGACTGCTCGCAGCAGCCGAAGCCGAAGCTGGCACCGAGGGAACGGCGGTTCGGCAACCCGGTGCCCCAGCCCCAACGGGACTTCGGCCGCTTTTGGCATCCAAGGTCCAAGAGATCGACCCACGCGTCACCAGCCGCTTTTCGCTGGGCGCTCCCGAAGAGGGAGAATTTAAAGAGGAAGTCTTTGTTCGCGTCGGCCGCTACGGTCCATTCGTCGAGCAGGGAGAACGCAAAGCAAGCCTGCCAGACATGCTGCCCCCGGACGAAGTCTCACTCACCAAAGCACTCGAACTGCTGGCCGATGCTGCCAAGGGCGACGAGCCACTGGGCCACTGCCCCGACACCGGCAAGCCTGTCTTCATTAAAACGGGACGGTTTGGCCCCTACGTTCAATTGGGACATCCCGATGAAGAGGAGAAACCGAAGAACGCGGGACTGATGAAGGGGATGCAGGTCGAAGACGTCACGCTCGACGTGGCACTCAAACTCCTCTCCCTGCCTCGAAACCTGGGCCCCCATCCCGAATCCCAAGAAGACGTGGTGGCCAGCAACGGACGCTTTGGCCCCTACGTCAAATGCGGAACCGAAACGCGCAGCCTGCCTGCCGAGGTATCTCCCATGGATGTTTCGCTAGAGCAGGCGTTGGCGCTCTTGGCCCAGCCTAAGGCAGCTGGACGCGGACGCGGTGCTAAGAAGGAACCGATCAAGACATTCGATCCCTCTCCAGTCACCTCCGCGCCAGTGCAACTGCTCGAAGGCCGCTATGGTCCCTATGTTACCGATGGCGAGACCAACGCGAGTCTCCCACGCGACATGAAGCAGGAAGACTTAACATTCGAGCAAGCCCTTGACTTGCTTGCAGTCCGCGCCGCTGCCGGCGGTAGCAAGAAGAAGAAAAAGGCGAAGAAGGCTCCCGCCAAAAAGAAAGCTGCCAAAAAAACGACGAAGAAGGCTGCTAAAAAAGCGCCTGCGAAAAAGAAAGCTGCCAAGAAAAAGGCCAGCAAGAAAAAGGCGTCCCCTGCAGCCAGCGATGTGGCGGCAGAGGAATCATGA